One Clostridium novyi NT genomic window carries:
- a CDS encoding DUF5050 domain-containing protein has product MKSRCKTGVMCLTILSMLLSVPKITFAASDNIKDSECELRYKKDPVQENKVWKIKFNKELDLSSINNDDVIIKDENDKKVYCDVSLDKDDKDKKTVIVKPNSNFKQGKRYSITVKKEAFQAKKDGKKNSKNVRMFFYIKNAFAGLPFEDGLIVVRDMAYSIDYLSQNSKLKNELLNDSYTIYYCYKPTEQKVRNIFGNIELDKDQIHKHYDKMVYVDGNGDKSIYKWNSKEEEYELISPSVESDVTVNSSAKVVTVTVKEVKGIEDAVYFRLAHSNDCKRIGDSIAYTSKDLVEPIYILNYNKSVIAKGRLNTQFSTSKTTSLKKIADSNRGSTGGNINNNGYVVEDNEGYVFYNNTGDRNSLYKLDRNGMFNNAIGKDNAQYLNVVGEWVYYSNYSDKGNLYKIKTDGTARQKICDDMASYVRVVGDWIYFCNHSDGGRIYKIRPNGTQKSRISSSLDYETAYIDVVGDWIYFTNVNDKHRPYVLNTDGTYIAKLSEEWANSIQVCGEWIYYTSSTGVLSKVRKDGSGHTIPIKGQTREFDKGFHLNVVGDWIYYSNYLDNGKLYKIRTDGSGEKHKLVNDTVDYINIVGDDIYFTAKGKLFKIPIDTDGTIKPQQISKSNGQHNIIQMDDLKLTVAFEDVNMKLVDMENKYLPLKVPGIMDDNTMHQFTVDWDRKNAKARNGVRTYIGDVVGYNRKIKLELTIPSEMLNETNTINVYNNPDKNSDVIIVENPYDNNLVSIPPKLNVGDVVSVYDNEDCTKLLGKANVIRDGKFNKAIIERLEIDKYGQRSVWITVTRLGKAQSKPTEVKHGDVPGITTGEDIDNAEAFRFYDKGLGLGVDGRDLAITSWEPSQVMGRSSYDIYTLSSGKIDISKDTFKPIDKITANQKKWQGSKDIKTDSSGKDLKQGKYSLYVVGDFEGTATCDNRGKSPVVKGKVCSDAETFDVTEERLPQNITLKTKGSVQGLSDVVLSKAPSKDEQVWLIPTNVSRNIMEKVENWRSENDVVWPIEELKKIATRLEGDGSATVIKAPMGMKPENKNYRDIEYNVLVVNKVGSSGLSKERITVDNKAPEMFDEFATKTILQGTPEEKAKHQLKIEDRKPEDSFKVKVFDDVTNINTLSDPVSIYIIQIGVEDYNKELLDIAVKQKVGKVFTVNKGVPYNCNVLGLEAITKDEYNRHYKGAGPNKSDLTNYKVVAVDRAGNISKPVFFNIIVDVEKLEKTIAKAEQYLFMLNDDQHKTLDPVLKQAKDLLSIATTKRQYDINAMCDRVESSMEKVGVPGFTANHKQIAKAVSNGLYLRDAKGGYVKQSSVIDSDLKLVENTPVDGNVKISWASDNPEVIKNNGQVERPLKNTSVKLTATVTYSSNDPKQSKEDKDADKDISFKKEFYITVKGIDIKSEVISVLLKGNKVKVDFDKAKEEKFVNNYQIVVSADKSNISGNDIVKEVGTGNGNSQEIDISKLEKGKTYYVYVISTSSKGNVSSSYKTVVIPKN; this is encoded by the coding sequence TTGAAAAGTAGGTGTAAAACGGGAGTCATGTGCTTAACTATTTTAAGTATGCTTTTAAGTGTTCCTAAAATTACATTCGCAGCTAGTGATAATATCAAAGATTCTGAATGTGAGTTAAGATACAAAAAAGATCCTGTACAAGAAAACAAAGTGTGGAAGATAAAATTTAACAAAGAACTTGATTTAAGCAGTATAAACAATGATGATGTAATAATTAAAGATGAGAATGATAAAAAGGTATACTGTGACGTATCTTTAGACAAAGATGATAAAGATAAAAAAACAGTTATAGTTAAGCCAAATAGTAATTTTAAACAAGGTAAGAGATATTCTATTACTGTAAAGAAGGAAGCATTCCAAGCTAAAAAAGATGGTAAGAAAAATTCTAAAAATGTTAGAATGTTTTTTTACATAAAAAATGCTTTTGCAGGGTTACCATTTGAAGATGGTTTAATAGTGGTTAGGGATATGGCTTATTCAATAGATTATTTATCTCAGAACTCTAAACTTAAGAATGAACTTTTGAATGATTCATATACTATATATTATTGCTACAAACCTACAGAACAAAAGGTAAGAAATATATTTGGAAATATAGAATTAGACAAAGATCAAATTCATAAACATTATGATAAGATGGTTTATGTAGATGGAAATGGAGATAAGTCTATATACAAGTGGAATAGTAAGGAAGAAGAATATGAATTGATTTCTCCATCTGTAGAATCTGATGTAACAGTTAATTCCTCAGCTAAAGTAGTAACTGTTACAGTTAAAGAAGTAAAAGGAATTGAGGATGCTGTATATTTTAGATTAGCACATAGTAATGATTGTAAGAGAATAGGAGATAGTATAGCATATACATCCAAAGATTTAGTAGAACCTATTTATATATTGAACTATAACAAAAGTGTTATTGCTAAAGGAAGATTAAATACTCAATTCTCAACAAGTAAAACAACATCTCTTAAAAAAATTGCTGATAGCAATAGAGGAAGTACAGGTGGAAACATAAATAATAATGGATATGTTGTGGAAGATAATGAGGGGTATGTTTTTTACAATAATACAGGTGATAGAAATAGTCTATACAAATTAGATAGAAATGGTATGTTTAACAATGCTATTGGAAAAGATAATGCTCAATATTTAAATGTAGTTGGAGAGTGGGTTTACTACTCTAATTATTCTGATAAGGGTAATCTTTATAAGATAAAAACTGATGGCACAGCAAGACAAAAGATATGTGATGATATGGCATCATATGTTAGAGTGGTAGGAGATTGGATTTATTTCTGTAACCATTCTGATGGAGGTAGAATATATAAGATAAGACCTAACGGAACACAAAAAAGCAGAATTAGCTCGTCATTGGATTATGAGACAGCCTATATTGACGTAGTAGGAGATTGGATTTACTTTACAAATGTAAATGATAAGCATAGACCTTATGTATTAAATACAGACGGTACATACATTGCAAAATTAAGTGAAGAATGGGCAAATTCAATTCAAGTATGTGGAGAATGGATTTATTATACTTCAAGTACAGGAGTATTAAGTAAAGTAAGAAAAGATGGAAGTGGTCATACAATTCCAATAAAAGGACAAACAAGGGAATTTGATAAGGGATTTCATTTAAATGTAGTAGGAGATTGGATATATTATAGTAACTATTTAGATAATGGTAAGTTATATAAAATACGTACTGATGGAAGTGGAGAAAAACATAAATTAGTAAATGACACAGTAGATTATATAAATATTGTAGGTGACGATATTTACTTTACAGCTAAAGGTAAATTATTCAAGATACCTATAGATACAGATGGTACTATAAAGCCACAACAAATAAGCAAAAGTAATGGACAACATAATATAATTCAGATGGACGATTTAAAGCTTACAGTAGCTTTTGAAGATGTAAATATGAAGCTGGTAGATATGGAAAATAAGTATTTACCTTTAAAAGTTCCTGGAATAATGGATGATAATACAATGCATCAATTTACTGTTGATTGGGATAGAAAAAATGCGAAAGCTAGAAATGGAGTAAGAACTTACATTGGAGATGTAGTAGGTTATAATAGAAAAATTAAACTAGAACTTACAATACCTTCAGAAATGTTAAATGAAACCAATACTATAAATGTGTATAATAATCCAGATAAAAATTCTGATGTTATTATAGTTGAAAATCCATATGATAATAATCTAGTATCCATTCCACCTAAATTAAATGTGGGGGACGTAGTTAGTGTATATGATAATGAAGATTGTACTAAGCTTTTAGGAAAAGCTAATGTAATAAGAGATGGAAAATTCAATAAAGCTATAATAGAAAGATTAGAAATTGATAAATATGGTCAAAGAAGTGTATGGATAACTGTAACTAGGTTAGGAAAAGCACAAAGTAAGCCTACAGAAGTAAAACATGGTGATGTACCAGGTATTACAACAGGAGAAGATATTGATAATGCAGAAGCATTTAGATTTTATGATAAAGGATTAGGACTTGGAGTAGATGGAAGAGATTTAGCTATAACTTCATGGGAACCATCTCAAGTTATGGGAAGATCTAGTTATGATATATATACTTTGTCTTCTGGAAAAATTGATATAAGTAAAGATACATTTAAACCTATAGACAAAATAACTGCAAATCAAAAGAAGTGGCAAGGAAGTAAAGATATAAAAACTGATAGTAGTGGTAAGGATTTAAAACAAGGAAAGTATAGCCTTTATGTTGTAGGAGACTTTGAAGGAACAGCAACTTGTGATAATAGAGGTAAAAGTCCTGTAGTTAAAGGTAAGGTTTGTAGTGATGCAGAAACTTTTGATGTTACAGAAGAACGTCTTCCACAAAATATAACATTAAAGACTAAAGGAAGTGTACAAGGGTTATCAGATGTTGTGCTTAGTAAGGCTCCTTCAAAGGATGAACAGGTATGGCTTATACCTACAAACGTTTCGAGAAATATAATGGAAAAAGTAGAAAATTGGCGTTCAGAAAATGATGTTGTTTGGCCTATAGAAGAACTTAAAAAGATAGCTACACGATTAGAAGGTGATGGTTCAGCAACTGTAATTAAGGCTCCTATGGGAATGAAACCTGAAAATAAAAACTATAGAGATATAGAATATAATGTTCTTGTAGTTAATAAAGTAGGCTCATCTGGATTATCTAAAGAACGCATAACAGTAGATAATAAAGCACCTGAAATGTTTGATGAATTTGCAACAAAAACAATACTTCAAGGAACACCAGAAGAAAAAGCAAAACATCAATTGAAAATTGAAGATAGAAAACCAGAAGATTCATTTAAAGTTAAAGTATTTGATGATGTTACGAATATAAATACTTTAAGTGATCCTGTTAGTATATATATAATACAAATAGGAGTAGAAGACTATAATAAAGAATTATTAGATATAGCAGTTAAACAAAAGGTAGGAAAAGTATTCACAGTAAATAAAGGAGTGCCTTACAATTGTAATGTTTTAGGACTTGAAGCTATTACTAAGGATGAATATAACAGACACTATAAAGGAGCAGGACCAAATAAATCTGATTTAACAAACTACAAAGTTGTTGCTGTAGATAGAGCTGGAAACATAAGTAAACCTGTATTCTTTAACATAATAGTAGATGTAGAAAAATTAGAAAAGACTATAGCTAAAGCAGAGCAATATTTATTTATGCTAAATGATGATCAACATAAAACATTAGATCCTGTATTAAAACAAGCAAAAGATTTATTAAGTATAGCAACTACAAAGAGACAATATGATATAAATGCTATGTGTGATAGAGTAGAAAGCTCCATGGAAAAAGTAGGAGTGCCAGGATTTACAGCTAATCATAAGCAAATTGCTAAAGCTGTATCTAATGGATTATACTTAAGAGATGCGAAAGGTGGGTATGTAAAGCAAAGTAGCGTTATAGATTCTGATTTAAAATTAGTTGAAAATACACCTGTAGATGGTAATGTTAAAATTTCATGGGCAAGTGATAATCCAGAGGTTATTAAAAATAATGGACAAGTTGAAAGACCATTAAAAAATACTTCAGTGAAGCTTACAGCTACAGTTACCTATAGCTCAAATGATCCTAAACAAAGTAAAGAGGATAAAGATGCAGATAAGGATATAAGTTTTAAAAAGGAATTCTATATAACTGTAAAAGGAATAGACATTAAATCAGAAGTTATAAGTGTATTGCTTAAAGGAAATAAAGTAAAGGTTGATTTTGATAAGGCTAAGGAAGAAAAGTTTGTAAACAACTATCAGATAGTAGTTTCTGCTGATAAGTCAAATATCAGTGGCAATGATATTGTTAAAGAAGTTGGAACAGGGAATGGAAACTCTCAAGAAATAGATATATCAAAGTTAGAAAAAGGAAAAACATACTATGTATATGTAATATCTACATCAAGTAAAGGGAATGTTAGTTCAAGTTATAAAACCGTAGTAATACCTAAAAATTAA
- a CDS encoding SLAP domain-containing protein, whose translation MAKKTKRKAINTEISIHPDMEGSISKFQMECLEEELEALPAIKEGELDVNVDFFFDLGDRYEASIFIRNGLSTGVNLEKIPFIVLDKDEKEVGRKIFNLREVGEIPARSVRPWKIYFEKDELNVEGINLKDLKIVFDSRIKAAGVVNVQYENLPRGLSREKREQYEKFLKELPLLREGQVTMNAYDVYTNEDDGIAVELVIRNGRHNGVDIKRIPLSIYDKDKKLVASGTFYLEDASLNPISAKVYLFTFSKDELLREDYNLKNWTIQFLLNSNVN comes from the coding sequence ATGGCAAAAAAGACTAAAAGAAAGGCGATAAATACAGAAATTTCTATTCATCCAGACATGGAAGGAAGTATTTCTAAATTTCAAATGGAATGTTTAGAAGAAGAGTTAGAAGCACTTCCAGCCATAAAAGAAGGTGAATTAGATGTAAATGTAGATTTTTTCTTTGATTTAGGCGACAGATACGAAGCTAGTATTTTTATAAGAAATGGGCTAAGTACAGGAGTTAATCTAGAAAAAATACCATTTATAGTATTGGACAAAGATGAAAAAGAAGTTGGAAGAAAAATATTTAATTTAAGAGAAGTTGGCGAAATACCTGCAAGAAGCGTTAGACCATGGAAAATTTATTTTGAAAAAGATGAACTAAATGTTGAGGGTATAAATCTTAAAGATTTAAAAATAGTATTCGATAGTAGAATTAAAGCTGCAGGAGTAGTTAATGTACAATACGAAAATCTTCCAAGAGGACTTTCAAGAGAAAAAAGAGAACAATATGAAAAGTTTTTGAAAGAACTTCCATTGTTAAGAGAAGGACAAGTTACTATGAATGCTTATGATGTTTATACTAATGAAGATGATGGAATAGCAGTAGAATTAGTAATTAGAAATGGAAGACATAATGGAGTTGATATAAAGAGAATTCCACTTTCTATATATGATAAAGACAAGAAGCTTGTAGCGTCAGGTACATTTTATTTAGAAGATGCTTCTTTAAATCCTATTAGTGCAAAAGTATATCTATTTACTTTTTCAAAGGATGAACTTTTAAGAGAAGATTATAATCTTAAAAATTGGACAATACAATTTTTATTAAATAGTAACGTTAACTAA
- a CDS encoding manganese efflux pump, protein MTVSIYSLFVIAVALALDAFGVSLSIGLSKNLRYKNKALFCISFGFFQFMLAYIGSYLGVLFNKYILVIPNIIGGIVIFVVGILMLKDGMKKDNKHMNIHKKMYFILGISVSIDAAIVGFTVLNSITSKLLLLESTIFIGIITSILCLIAFLISGYLKRINTISKYANYIGGVILMLFGLEMIFM, encoded by the coding sequence ATGACTGTAAGTATATATTCTTTATTTGTAATAGCTGTAGCATTGGCTTTAGATGCTTTTGGAGTATCTTTAAGTATAGGATTAAGTAAAAATCTAAGGTATAAAAACAAAGCACTATTTTGTATATCTTTTGGATTTTTTCAGTTTATGCTTGCATATATAGGTTCATATTTAGGGGTTTTATTTAATAAATACATATTAGTTATACCGAATATAATAGGTGGAATAGTGATATTTGTAGTGGGAATTTTAATGCTAAAGGACGGTATGAAAAAAGATAATAAACATATGAATATCCATAAAAAAATGTACTTTATTTTAGGAATTTCAGTAAGTATAGATGCGGCTATTGTAGGATTTACAGTATTAAATAGTATAACTAGTAAACTTTTATTATTAGAATCAACAATCTTTATTGGGATTATAACTTCTATACTGTGCTTAATTGCTTTTTTAATATCTGGTTACTTGAAAAGAATTAATACTATATCTAAATATGCAAACTATATTGGTGGAGTTATTTTAATGTTATTTGGTTTAGAAATGATATTTATGTAA
- a CDS encoding single-stranded DNA-binding protein: MNKVIIMGRTTKDIELRQLKENNKYVCNFRLAVDRGFIDKNGEKVVDFIPVVAWEKNAEILSKYTAKGSRVNIIGRLQIKSYETKNGDRRFMSEVVAQEIHILDWNNSSKDVG, from the coding sequence ATGAACAAGGTAATTATTATGGGAAGAACTACAAAGGACATAGAATTAAGACAACTTAAAGAGAATAATAAATATGTTTGCAATTTTAGATTAGCAGTGGATAGAGGATTTATAGACAAAAATGGCGAAAAAGTCGTTGATTTTATACCAGTAGTTGCCTGGGAGAAAAACGCAGAAATATTATCAAAATATACTGCTAAGGGAAGCCGTGTTAATATCATAGGAAGACTTCAAATAAAAAGCTATGAAACTAAAAATGGAGATAGAAGATTTATGAGTGAAGTTGTGGCTCAAGAGATACATATTTTAGATTGGAATAATTCATCAAAAGATGTTGGTTAA
- a CDS encoding Fur family transcriptional regulator — MDIQLYLKNNNIRSTKGRQSIIKILMDSVEPVGAEYIYNKCKKEGKKVDLSTVYRTLDMLEDKDILTKFPLEDGTYNYILKEKWHKHTIKCELCHKEVEIDCPMIQLKEIIKNKTGFTVIDEQVKFQCLCDECNKNNKIK, encoded by the coding sequence ATGGATATACAATTGTATTTAAAAAATAACAATATAAGAAGTACAAAGGGAAGACAATCTATCATTAAAATATTAATGGATAGTGTGGAACCAGTGGGAGCAGAATATATATATAATAAATGCAAAAAAGAAGGTAAAAAAGTAGATTTATCCACAGTATATAGAACATTAGATATGCTAGAGGATAAGGATATATTAACTAAATTTCCACTGGAAGATGGTACATATAACTATATTTTAAAAGAAAAGTGGCATAAGCATACAATAAAGTGTGAACTTTGTCATAAAGAAGTTGAGATTGATTGTCCAATGATACAACTTAAAGAAATTATAAAAAATAAAACAGGGTTTACAGTAATAGATGAACAAGTTAAGTTTCAATGCCTATGTGATGAATGTAATAAGAATAATAAAATTAAATAA
- a CDS encoding DUF6762 family protein → MDFAALVLMEVDKDNKFIREMGSYEVNDGAEYITKFYYNDEEAKVKLYFDTHKDVEEWEYTAIYDLFDVEVFENKGFEVEEKDDEYNPTWILKFNYIDDYKNMVEKLIEVCELIKVEMEKAFKKSEENKQEYI, encoded by the coding sequence ATGGATTTTGCAGCATTGGTATTAATGGAAGTAGATAAAGATAATAAATTTATAAGAGAAATGGGAAGTTATGAAGTTAATGACGGAGCAGAGTACATAACAAAGTTTTATTATAATGATGAAGAAGCAAAGGTAAAATTATATTTTGATACACATAAAGATGTTGAAGAGTGGGAATATACAGCAATATATGATTTATTTGATGTAGAAGTATTTGAAAATAAGGGATTTGAAGTTGAAGAGAAGGATGATGAATACAATCCTACTTGGATATTAAAATTTAACTATATTGACGATTATAAAAACATGGTAGAAAAGCTAATTGAAGTTTGTGAACTTATAAAGGTTGAAATGGAAAAGGCTTTTAAAAAGTCAGAAGAAAATAAACAAGAATATATTTAA
- the pepF gene encoding oligoendopeptidase F: MEVAKIKTREEILNDDKWDIEKVYADKKQWEEDFNNLTEMAKGLQDFQGKLNDPKMLLEFLKLDEKVSRLGEKLLVYAYLKADEDTANNTNQALKNKIEAYFAELSAMSAFFVPEILSYPEETIKSAINEVPELKMYELMMDRILKRKPHTLSKEMEEMLASVSDALNAPASIFSILTNADMTFPTIKDENGNKVELTEGNYSIFIKSKDRRVRKEAFEALFNTYYKFKNTLATSLTSSIKNFSFLAKKRNYNSSIESSLEPNDIPVEVYDNVIKTINDNLDSLHRYVKVKKELLGLDEIHMYDLYVPVIDTPKEHIEFSKAVDMVNNALKPLGEEYLNIFNSGIKNRWIDIYENKGKRKGAYSWGTYDTMPYVLLNYNHELNDVSTLAHEMGHSIHSYYSRKEQPYIYANYTLFCAEVASTVNENLLINYLIKKETDKDKRLYLINTQLEQIRTTVFRQVMFAEFEKITHEKIDAGHPLTSEDLCKIYHDLNVKYFGEDMVIDKEIDMEWARIPHFYSDFYVYQYATGYSAANSFVKQILENGEEAVEKYKGFLKAGGSDYPINILKNAGVDMTTPKPIEDTIKRFNELLDMLH, translated from the coding sequence ATGGAAGTAGCTAAGATAAAAACTAGAGAAGAGATATTAAATGATGATAAATGGGATATAGAGAAGGTATATGCTGATAAGAAACAGTGGGAAGAAGATTTTAATAATCTTACTGAAATGGCAAAAGGACTTCAAGACTTTCAAGGGAAATTAAATGATCCTAAGATGTTATTAGAATTTTTAAAGTTAGATGAAAAGGTATCAAGACTTGGAGAAAAATTATTAGTATATGCTTATTTAAAAGCTGATGAAGATACTGCTAATAATACAAATCAAGCTCTTAAAAATAAAATAGAAGCATATTTTGCAGAACTTTCAGCTATGAGTGCTTTCTTTGTGCCAGAAATTTTATCTTATCCTGAAGAAACTATAAAAAGTGCAATAAATGAAGTTCCAGAACTTAAAATGTATGAACTTATGATGGATAGAATTCTAAAGAGAAAACCTCATACATTGAGCAAAGAAATGGAAGAGATGTTAGCATCAGTTTCAGATGCATTAAATGCACCGGCTAGCATTTTTTCTATACTTACCAATGCGGATATGACTTTTCCTACTATAAAAGATGAAAATGGTAATAAAGTAGAACTTACAGAAGGAAATTACTCTATATTTATAAAATCAAAGGATAGAAGAGTTAGAAAAGAAGCATTTGAAGCACTATTTAATACTTATTATAAATTTAAAAATACTCTTGCAACATCTTTAACATCATCTATAAAGAATTTTTCATTTTTAGCTAAGAAAAGAAATTATAATAGTTCTATTGAAAGTTCACTAGAACCTAATGATATACCTGTTGAAGTTTATGACAATGTAATTAAAACAATAAATGATAATTTGGATAGTCTTCATAGATATGTAAAAGTAAAAAAAGAACTTTTAGGACTTGATGAAATTCATATGTATGATTTATATGTTCCTGTAATTGATACACCAAAAGAACATATAGAATTTTCTAAAGCTGTAGATATGGTAAATAATGCTCTAAAGCCATTGGGAGAGGAATATTTAAATATATTTAATTCAGGAATAAAGAATAGATGGATTGATATATATGAAAACAAAGGAAAGAGAAAAGGAGCTTATTCATGGGGAACATATGATACTATGCCATATGTACTTTTAAATTATAACCATGAACTTAATGATGTTTCTACATTAGCACATGAGATGGGACACTCTATACATTCATATTATTCAAGAAAAGAGCAACCTTATATATATGCAAATTATACCTTATTTTGTGCAGAAGTTGCATCTACAGTAAATGAAAACTTACTTATAAATTATCTCATAAAAAAAGAAACAGATAAAGATAAAAGATTATATTTAATAAATACTCAATTAGAACAAATAAGAACTACTGTATTTAGACAGGTTATGTTTGCAGAGTTTGAAAAAATAACTCATGAAAAAATAGATGCAGGACATCCACTTACTAGTGAGGACTTATGCAAGATTTATCATGATTTAAATGTTAAGTATTTTGGTGAGGATATGGTTATCGATAAGGAAATTGATATGGAATGGGCTAGAATACCTCATTTTTATAGTGATTTTTATGTATATCAATATGCTACAGGATATTCAGCAGCTAATTCTTTTGTTAAACAAATACTTGAAAATGGAGAAGAAGCTGTAGAAAAATATAAAGGATTTTTAAAGGCTGGAGGATCAGATTATCCTATAAACATATTAAAAAATGCAGGTGTAGATATGACAACTCCAAAACCTATAGAAGATACAATAAAGAGATTTAACGAATTACTTGATATGTTACATTAA
- a CDS encoding HD-GYP domain-containing protein, with the protein MRLEFINRVKENDILGKNIFTNDGGILLRAGVKLTNQYIKKLTELGVLYLYIEDDNLEDIQIEDKHLQEMKQVTIKRMNEIVSSVHQCGYKKAKDSLKVIENLMEYIICDGDVNKSLYDIKTYDNYTYVHCVDTGIMSGFLGLSLNLNEYELKELGKGAILHDIGKTKISNKIINKKGSLTEKEFREIKKHPIYGKNILKKCFAISDIILDVVEQHHERVDGTGYPYGLKGNCITKYGKIACICDVYDALSSDRSYRKKAAPNEAYEFILSQSGRMFDPDIVKKFKDTFAIYPLGCCVLLSDGTEGYVVKQNKGFPDRPIIRVIYDVATKNPIPYYEIDLLKKLDVTIISVV; encoded by the coding sequence ATGAGACTAGAATTTATAAATAGAGTAAAGGAAAATGATATTTTAGGCAAAAATATCTTTACAAATGATGGTGGAATACTCCTGAGAGCTGGTGTAAAACTTACCAATCAGTATATAAAAAAGTTAACAGAACTTGGAGTACTTTATTTATATATAGAGGATGATAACCTTGAAGATATACAGATAGAAGATAAACATCTTCAAGAAATGAAACAAGTAACTATTAAGAGAATGAATGAAATTGTAAGTAGTGTTCATCAATGTGGATATAAAAAAGCAAAAGATTCATTAAAGGTTATTGAAAATTTAATGGAATATATTATTTGTGATGGAGATGTAAATAAAAGTTTATATGATATAAAAACTTATGATAATTATACCTATGTTCATTGTGTGGATACTGGCATTATGTCAGGATTTTTAGGATTGTCTTTGAATTTAAATGAATATGAGTTAAAAGAACTTGGAAAAGGTGCAATTCTACATGATATAGGTAAAACAAAAATTTCAAATAAAATTATAAATAAAAAAGGGTCTTTAACTGAAAAAGAGTTTAGAGAAATTAAAAAACATCCTATATATGGAAAAAACATTTTAAAAAAATGCTTTGCCATCTCAGATATTATATTAGATGTGGTTGAACAACACCATGAGAGAGTAGATGGAACAGGTTATCCCTATGGACTAAAAGGAAACTGTATTACTAAGTATGGTAAAATAGCTTGTATTTGTGATGTTTACGATGCTTTAAGTAGTGATAGATCTTATAGAAAAAAAGCAGCTCCAAATGAAGCATATGAGTTTATATTAAGTCAAAGTGGAAGAATGTTTGACCCAGATATAGTTAAGAAGTTTAAGGATACTTTTGCTATATATCCATTGGGATGTTGTGTACTGCTTTCAGATGGAACAGAAGGATATGTTGTAAAGCAAAATAAGGGTTTCCCAGACAGGCCAATCATTAGAGTTATATACGATGTAGCAACTAAAAACCCTATTCCTTATTATGAGATTGATTTATTAAAAAAATTGGATGTAACTATAATTTCTGTTGTATAA
- a CDS encoding rhomboid family protein: protein MEENNIIKSIGRRIKYIKDTSRVTFILIIINVIMYIITAILSQNILDSDIRVLLFLGANENTLVSNGEYYRLFTCMFLHGGLIHLLANMYALGAIGPIVERIYGKVKYIIIYLVGGIISSIASHFFLRGVSIGASGAIFALLGVMLIITIERKDIVGNGVIKDIVFIIVINIFIGLSSNDIDNFAHLGGLLGGVILANILRE, encoded by the coding sequence ATGGAGGAAAATAATATAATAAAAAGTATAGGAAGACGAATTAAATATATAAAGGATACATCAAGAGTTACATTTATTTTAATAATAATTAATGTAATTATGTATATTATTACTGCGATACTTTCTCAAAATATTTTAGACAGTGATATTAGGGTACTATTATTTTTAGGAGCAAATGAAAATACTCTTGTTTCAAATGGGGAATATTATAGATTATTTACATGTATGTTTTTGCATGGAGGACTTATTCATTTACTAGCTAATATGTATGCTTTAGGTGCTATAGGACCAATAGTTGAAAGAATATATGGAAAAGTTAAATATATTATAATATACTTGGTTGGTGGAATTATTTCTTCTATTGCAAGTCACTTCTTTTTAAGAGGTGTATCAATTGGAGCATCAGGAGCAATATTTGCTTTATTAGGAGTAATGCTTATAATTACTATTGAAAGAAAAGATATAGTTGGTAATGGAGTTATTAAAGATATTGTTTTTATTATAGTTATAAATATTTTTATAGGACTTTCTAGTAACGATATAGATAATTTTGCCCATTTAGGAGGACTTTTAGGAGGAGTAATTTTAGCTAATATATTAAGGGAGTAG